Proteins from a genomic interval of Paucidesulfovibrio longus DSM 6739:
- a CDS encoding FHA domain-containing protein: MKGSIRSLLVAFLALATLCTLFALPAFAGPEEVRVARIQNDPTLINQEVLVVGTVEQIETLGEGMTRGRFILRDANDGQTILVESDHVPAPGLEARTFHARVMTDAQTKRPYLKHLGDKAVSSGWQDILMDPITIIAVVFLLLMGFLVYYLLRSDKQTSVSVNAPAQQPPYQQPEFQAQPQAAPQPEPAKPVAKETLDSRGTLVIEECTNTKLVGQKRSVVLRNGQGILGRGDADINIEDDTFSSRSAMIKDDPGTRSLVIQNIKKGRTLYVTSSSGDKTTLHFNEEVQLESGDEISQEKSGLKLRYEGFGPKKTQDA; encoded by the coding sequence ATGAAAGGCTCCATTCGTTCTCTGCTCGTCGCCTTCCTGGCCCTGGCGACTCTCTGCACCCTTTTCGCACTGCCCGCCTTTGCCGGGCCGGAAGAAGTGCGCGTCGCGCGCATCCAGAACGACCCGACCCTGATCAACCAGGAAGTCCTGGTGGTGGGCACGGTCGAACAGATCGAGACGCTGGGCGAAGGCATGACCCGCGGACGCTTCATCCTCCGCGACGCCAACGACGGCCAGACCATCCTCGTGGAATCCGACCACGTTCCCGCTCCCGGTCTCGAAGCCCGCACCTTCCACGCGCGAGTCATGACCGACGCGCAGACCAAGCGCCCCTACCTCAAGCACCTCGGCGACAAGGCCGTCTCGAGCGGCTGGCAGGACATCCTGATGGATCCCATCACCATCATCGCGGTGGTCTTCCTGCTGCTCATGGGCTTCCTGGTCTACTACCTGCTCCGCTCGGACAAGCAGACCTCGGTCAGCGTCAACGCGCCCGCCCAGCAGCCGCCCTACCAGCAGCCGGAATTCCAGGCGCAGCCCCAGGCCGCTCCCCAGCCCGAACCCGCCAAGCCCGTGGCCAAGGAAACCCTGGACAGCAGGGGCACCCTCGTCATCGAGGAATGCACCAACACCAAGCTCGTCGGGCAGAAGCGCTCCGTGGTCCTGCGCAACGGCCAGGGCATCCTCGGTCGCGGCGACGCCGACATCAACATCGAGGACGACACCTTCAGCTCCCGCTCGGCCATGATCAAGGACGACCCCGGCACCCGCAGCCTGGTCATCCAGAACATCAAGAAAGGCCGCACCCTCTACGTGACCTCCTCCAGCGGCGACAAGACCACCCTGCATTTCAACGAAGAAGTGCAGCTGGAGAGCGGCGACGAGATCAGCCAGGAAAAATCCGGGCTGAAACTGCGCTACGAAGGCTTCGGCCCCAAGAAGACCCAGGACGCCTAA
- a CDS encoding HAMP domain-containing methyl-accepting chemotaxis protein: MGIKNMKLGVKLGGGFGLVLVLTVIVAAIGFFGMRGVQDRVEKADDVNRMVRFILQARQQEKNYIIRVDEESLKKQAELVGQLREQISATTQKFNDDVNRKQMADVLAAVNSYAQAFQGYVDLQKERAATMTKMRAAAEVVREEANAIQADQRQQLRDLRRSGQMTDALFDDKLAKAEDAGHLVEWFLDVRKNEKEVIISGQDIYKENVRAQLDRMQEMISDLRNRLRLQKNLDQLDRLAGALGNYEKQYLRYVELMGSQSEASDKMVVQARAAQQVCQDARADQKAKLDAEISRANAIGIGGALAALIIGLFAAFALTRSITGPVLLGVGFAENMSQGDFTRNLDIAQKDEVGVLAASLNEMVGRLRSVVHDVQSATENVASGSEELSASAQTLSQGATEQAASIEEVSSSMEQMTANIRQNADNASQTEAIAQQAARDAAEGGQAVNRAVDAMKNIAEKISIIEEIARQTNLLALNAAIEAARAGEHGKGFAVVAAEVRKLAERSGAAAGEISELSSSTVQVADNAGRMLAKLVPDIQRTAELVQEITASSNEQNAGVEQINRAIQQLDQVIQSNASAAEEMASTSEELSSQSQMLQQTMSFFRVDIDAKRRIVSRAAAPRSLTSGTDRPARTGTARNAGAESSGVALELDGGDQDFERF, translated from the coding sequence ATGGGAATCAAGAATATGAAGTTGGGGGTCAAGCTGGGCGGAGGCTTCGGCCTCGTGCTTGTCTTGACGGTGATCGTGGCCGCCATCGGATTCTTCGGGATGCGCGGGGTGCAGGACCGGGTGGAGAAGGCGGACGACGTCAACCGCATGGTGCGATTCATCCTTCAGGCCAGGCAGCAGGAAAAGAACTACATTATCCGCGTTGACGAGGAATCGTTGAAAAAGCAGGCGGAGCTTGTGGGGCAGCTGCGGGAGCAAATCTCCGCGACCACGCAGAAGTTCAACGACGACGTGAACCGAAAACAGATGGCCGACGTGCTTGCGGCGGTCAATTCATATGCTCAGGCTTTCCAGGGATATGTCGATCTCCAGAAGGAGCGCGCCGCCACCATGACGAAGATGCGGGCTGCGGCCGAGGTGGTCCGCGAGGAAGCCAACGCCATTCAGGCCGACCAGAGGCAGCAGCTCAGGGACTTGCGCCGCTCCGGACAGATGACCGACGCCCTGTTCGACGACAAGCTGGCCAAGGCCGAGGATGCGGGCCACCTGGTGGAATGGTTCCTCGACGTCCGCAAGAACGAGAAGGAAGTGATCATTTCCGGCCAGGACATTTACAAGGAGAACGTGCGCGCCCAGTTGGACAGGATGCAGGAAATGATTTCCGATTTGCGGAATCGGCTCCGGCTCCAGAAGAATCTCGACCAGCTGGATCGTCTGGCGGGCGCACTGGGAAATTACGAAAAGCAGTATCTCCGGTACGTCGAGCTGATGGGCAGCCAGAGCGAGGCCAGCGACAAGATGGTGGTGCAGGCCCGCGCCGCCCAGCAGGTTTGCCAGGACGCCCGTGCGGACCAGAAGGCCAAGCTGGATGCCGAGATTTCCAGAGCCAACGCGATCGGCATCGGCGGCGCCCTGGCGGCCTTGATCATCGGCCTGTTCGCGGCGTTTGCGCTGACCCGCTCCATCACCGGGCCGGTGCTGCTGGGCGTGGGCTTTGCGGAAAACATGTCCCAGGGCGACTTCACCCGGAATCTGGACATCGCGCAGAAGGACGAGGTCGGCGTTCTGGCCGCCTCGCTCAACGAGATGGTCGGCAGGCTGCGCAGCGTGGTGCACGACGTGCAGTCCGCCACGGAAAACGTCGCTTCCGGCAGCGAGGAGCTTTCCGCCTCGGCCCAGACCCTTTCCCAGGGGGCCACGGAGCAGGCCGCGAGCATCGAGGAAGTTTCGTCCTCCATGGAGCAGATGACGGCGAACATCCGGCAAAACGCGGACAACGCCAGCCAGACCGAAGCCATTGCCCAGCAGGCCGCGCGCGATGCGGCGGAAGGCGGCCAGGCCGTCAACCGGGCCGTGGACGCCATGAAGAACATCGCTGAGAAGATTTCCATCATCGAGGAAATCGCCCGGCAGACGAACCTGCTCGCGCTGAACGCCGCCATCGAGGCGGCCCGCGCCGGGGAGCACGGCAAGGGCTTCGCCGTGGTCGCGGCGGAAGTGCGCAAGCTCGCCGAGCGCAGCGGCGCGGCCGCGGGCGAGATCAGCGAATTGTCTTCAAGCACCGTGCAGGTGGCCGACAACGCGGGCAGGATGCTCGCAAAGCTCGTCCCCGACATCCAGCGGACCGCCGAGCTGGTCCAGGAGATCACCGCGTCGAGCAACGAGCAGAACGCGGGCGTGGAACAGATCAACCGGGCGATCCAGCAGCTCGATCAGGTCATCCAGTCCAACGCCTCGGCAGCGGAAGAAATGGCCTCCACCTCGGAGGAGCTTTCCAGCCAGTCCCAGATGCTTCAGCAGACCATGTCCTTCTTCCGGGTGGACATTGACGCGAAGCGGCGCATCGTGTCCCGCGCCGCCGCTCCCCGCTCCCTGACTTCCGGAACGGACAGGCCCGCGAGGACCGGGACGGCCAGGAACGCGGGTGCGGAATCGAGCGGAGTGGCCCTGGAGCTGGACGGCGGCGATCAGGACTTCGAACGGTTTTAG
- a CDS encoding VWA domain-containing protein, with amino-acid sequence MPTESPAERKQAPIRTAALLLLLVLAAFPAGPARADTTLGPKGYCLPRDIPTDDGGTQLFYANRGLYDGKDGLLDTSNNYAKIFGQNRPTTLWNFNRRADCYEKALRIMAAMPALRAPDPMETVQSIAGQAAWQSGKLQQMASVLAATKTNYVSGAAPMGQASNKIAQVLRKINPKSHGGIKLRMTNMQGLSIFLEGVSDGAMLYDFAVGAALQEALTGDLALARLDLMEALLRGREAAGVAVDPAIFEGLVRARASLTRNEHYFGALATEISDRKTEVAAKGVSVVVGLVHKAMPKVLTHYLTPLLGAQKAAVIVAKSAGVWAFAITATVEVILRSLEQHEQIQTGATASTLAYIIDQEAEAGRLPDDPTYTAMRMQCEQTYYHQMTLASSGLLASLRDVITPGHDYKDSREYFSEMETIAVRNLPTLSDMIEPGFEDGPAGEASLSGRLISRGGLPVAEAYVFAVDADGAFLGYAATLPGPGPDAGTFRLDAIPAGQPVTLIGFHPSYREDLALASFSPAGPEHDCGDLTADGDSWPPDAAQSTPGLPSLLAAALGGAPPSLDAAQRSALAGHLLSLINVQASQGRSILIILDTSSSMDKVPRGDNRSLIDGAKESIRQLVQESSAEVEWALIVFNDCSPKVAVDFTTDKQRLLSAVASARTGGKTPLAKSLLLANRYLQQNGAFALADVILLSDGEETCGGDPESEARSLHESSADYSGGGVR; translated from the coding sequence ATGCCGACCGAAAGCCCCGCTGAACGAAAACAGGCCCCTATCCGCACCGCCGCGCTGCTCCTGCTCCTTGTCCTGGCGGCGTTTCCGGCCGGACCGGCCCGGGCCGACACGACCCTCGGACCCAAGGGGTACTGCCTGCCGCGCGACATCCCCACCGACGACGGCGGCACGCAGCTCTTCTACGCCAACCGGGGGCTTTACGATGGCAAGGACGGCCTCCTGGACACCAGCAACAACTACGCGAAGATCTTCGGCCAGAATCGCCCGACGACCCTCTGGAACTTCAACCGCCGAGCCGACTGCTACGAAAAGGCCCTGCGCATCATGGCCGCCATGCCCGCCCTGCGCGCGCCCGATCCCATGGAAACGGTCCAGAGCATCGCCGGGCAGGCGGCATGGCAAAGCGGCAAGCTCCAGCAGATGGCCTCTGTCCTCGCGGCGACCAAGACCAACTACGTGTCCGGCGCGGCCCCCATGGGACAAGCCAGCAACAAGATCGCGCAGGTGCTGCGGAAGATCAATCCGAAGTCGCACGGCGGGATCAAGCTGCGCATGACCAACATGCAGGGGCTGTCCATCTTTCTGGAAGGCGTTTCCGACGGCGCCATGCTCTACGACTTCGCCGTGGGCGCGGCCCTGCAGGAGGCGCTGACGGGCGACCTCGCCCTGGCCCGGCTCGATCTCATGGAAGCCCTGCTGCGCGGGCGCGAGGCCGCCGGCGTCGCCGTGGACCCGGCCATCTTTGAGGGACTCGTCAGGGCCCGCGCCAGCCTGACGCGCAACGAGCACTATTTCGGCGCTCTGGCCACGGAAATCAGCGACAGGAAAACCGAAGTCGCGGCCAAGGGCGTTTCCGTGGTCGTGGGACTCGTGCACAAGGCCATGCCCAAGGTGCTCACGCACTACCTGACCCCGCTGCTCGGCGCGCAAAAAGCCGCCGTGATCGTCGCCAAAAGCGCCGGGGTCTGGGCCTTCGCCATCACCGCCACGGTCGAGGTCATCCTCCGGTCCCTGGAACAGCACGAGCAGATCCAGACCGGAGCGACCGCATCCACCCTGGCCTACATCATCGACCAGGAAGCCGAAGCCGGCAGACTGCCCGACGATCCGACCTACACGGCCATGCGCATGCAGTGCGAACAGACCTACTACCATCAGATGACGCTGGCATCCTCCGGGCTGCTCGCCTCCCTGCGCGACGTGATCACGCCGGGGCACGACTACAAGGACTCCCGCGAATACTTCTCGGAGATGGAAACCATCGCCGTGCGGAACCTGCCCACCCTTTCGGACATGATCGAGCCCGGGTTCGAGGACGGCCCGGCGGGCGAGGCGTCCCTCTCCGGGCGGCTGATCTCGCGCGGGGGCCTGCCCGTGGCCGAGGCATACGTCTTTGCCGTGGACGCGGACGGCGCGTTCCTGGGATACGCCGCCACCCTGCCCGGCCCCGGCCCGGACGCGGGCACCTTCCGCCTGGACGCCATTCCCGCCGGACAGCCCGTGACGCTCATCGGCTTCCACCCGTCCTACCGCGAGGATTTGGCCCTGGCCTCGTTCAGTCCTGCCGGACCTGAGCACGACTGCGGCGACCTGACCGCGGACGGCGACTCCTGGCCGCCGGACGCGGCGCAATCCACGCCCGGACTGCCTTCCCTGCTCGCCGCGGCCCTGGGCGGCGCTCCGCCCAGCCTGGACGCGGCCCAGCGCAGCGCCCTCGCCGGGCACCTGCTCTCCCTGATCAACGTCCAGGCTTCCCAGGGGCGCTCCATCCTCATCATCCTGGACACCTCTTCCAGCATGGACAAGGTGCCGCGAGGCGACAACCGCTCCCTGATCGACGGCGCCAAGGAATCCATCCGCCAGCTCGTGCAGGAAAGCAGCGCCGAAGTGGAATGGGCCTTGATCGTCTTCAACGACTGTTCGCCCAAGGTGGCCGTGGACTTCACCACGGACAAGCAGCGCCTGCTCTCCGCCGTGGCCTCGGCGCGAACAGGCGGGAAAACCCCGCTGGCCAAGTCCCTGCTGCTGGCCAACCGCTACCTGCAACAAAACGGAGCCTTTGCCCTGGCCGACGTGATCCTGCTTTCCGACGGCGAGGAAACCTGCGGCGGCGACCCCGAATCCGAAGCCCGCAGCCTTCATGAATCCTCGGCGGACTATTCCGGAGGAGGCGTCCGATGA
- a CDS encoding serine/threonine-protein kinase — MNVLPCCRTPLLCVVILAATVASALSASAAPLYLKFPLGVETEFTLTGPAGSALSGKTDMQGQFYAPQSPPPGEYRLEFQDPDGSRTHAVAVSIADKKHGLALVLRPDVPWSPSAQKFPEKQRRSFMSPKVLVLIMMLCCLCVMALILHRKGILAPLLARMSRRAPEEGLADTDAQAPRGPVPAKAAGHTATLTGSVGLDDFKRMEKALAKGKCAYTLAGERISAAVGWDGELGDIVLTRQRHVGGVGAVYEAYGTKEKNRRLAVKLPLSTTLGKSNNAFDIESIKTEFDNNRSLSGSMRLIQFYELRALEIGKNGQSQRAYYSIMEYFDGLSLRDVMGMGRDFDLYQRRIVMREVLEALAEAHSKNKLHNDIKPENILVQYNTRSKSVTGVKLIDFGAQVEVRRDDPQRARKLTPDYSAPEVLGGSCPTNRSDIYAAGLLFYELFEGALPFPSGKGMESNVSPEEFDLRFKALASQQALQRIIRNMLVKQDAARPYRTVSAVLDELRSA; from the coding sequence ATGAACGTCTTGCCCTGCTGCCGCACCCCGCTGTTGTGCGTCGTCATCCTCGCCGCCACCGTTGCTTCGGCATTGTCTGCGTCCGCCGCCCCGCTCTATCTCAAATTCCCGCTCGGCGTGGAAACGGAATTCACGCTGACAGGCCCCGCAGGTTCGGCGCTTTCCGGCAAGACGGACATGCAGGGCCAATTTTATGCCCCGCAAAGCCCACCTCCAGGCGAGTATCGACTCGAATTCCAGGATCCCGACGGATCGCGGACACATGCCGTGGCCGTTTCCATCGCCGACAAAAAACACGGCCTTGCGCTGGTGCTGCGCCCGGACGTGCCCTGGTCCCCCTCCGCTCAGAAATTTCCCGAAAAACAGAGGCGTTCGTTCATGAGTCCCAAGGTCTTGGTTCTTATCATGATGCTTTGCTGCCTGTGCGTCATGGCGCTCATCCTGCACCGCAAGGGCATCCTCGCGCCCCTCCTGGCCCGGATGTCCCGCCGCGCTCCCGAAGAGGGGCTGGCGGACACGGACGCGCAAGCCCCGCGCGGCCCGGTCCCGGCCAAAGCCGCCGGGCACACGGCGACCCTGACCGGGTCGGTCGGCCTGGACGATTTCAAGCGCATGGAAAAAGCCCTTGCAAAGGGGAAGTGCGCCTACACCCTCGCGGGCGAGAGGATTTCCGCAGCGGTGGGCTGGGACGGGGAACTCGGCGACATCGTGCTCACCCGACAGCGGCACGTGGGCGGGGTCGGGGCCGTGTACGAGGCCTACGGCACCAAGGAGAAGAACCGCCGCCTGGCGGTCAAGCTCCCGCTTTCCACGACCCTGGGCAAGTCGAACAACGCCTTCGACATCGAATCCATCAAGACCGAATTCGACAACAACCGCAGCCTCAGCGGAAGCATGCGGCTGATCCAGTTCTACGAACTGCGCGCCCTGGAGATCGGGAAAAACGGCCAATCCCAGCGCGCCTACTACAGCATCATGGAATATTTCGACGGCCTCAGCCTGCGCGACGTCATGGGCATGGGCCGCGACTTCGACCTCTACCAGCGCCGCATCGTCATGCGCGAGGTGCTCGAGGCCCTGGCCGAGGCGCATTCCAAGAACAAGCTGCACAACGACATCAAGCCCGAAAACATCCTCGTGCAATACAACACGCGCAGCAAGTCCGTGACGGGCGTGAAGCTCATCGACTTCGGCGCCCAGGTGGAAGTGCGCCGCGACGACCCGCAACGCGCCCGGAAGCTGACCCCGGACTACAGCGCTCCGGAAGTCCTGGGCGGCAGCTGTCCCACGAACCGCTCGGACATCTACGCGGCCGGGCTGCTCTTCTACGAGCTCTTCGAGGGGGCGCTGCCCTTCCCCAGCGGCAAAGGCATGGAGAGCAACGTCTCTCCGGAGGAGTTCGACCTCCGGTTCAAGGCCCTGGCCAGCCAGCAGGCCCTGCAACGCATCATTCGCAACATGCTCGTGAAACAGGACGCGGCGCGCCCCTACAGGACGGTATCCGCGGTTCTCGATGAACTTAGATCGGCATAG
- a CDS encoding fibronectin type III domain-containing protein produces MSSTRNTKKKKKAVAAILLLLCAAMFSLLLIMKMQTNSGGSGGGGGGGGGGAMPAQPLAQNGTAPLTADQSAQPGQPGAPQAAPADAGQAPQPQAAPTEKGVPDLKELTWQPYDLNTVVYSIHRVLILDEDRKEITRKDLTQTETRLPLEGLGLEENRRYWYKVAPIAKPDVDLSASVKLQEGSFYVNLTDEKPTPPRITAPARGQSVASLRPQLEWEASSDNDPHDGEALNYRVELSRPGAGKVWSGTTPDTQIEPGEDLRENETYTLTVVALDPEGLESAPSSIEFSVNAAKDKPSAPSHPAAKQDAKNSRMELTWYASKDANPGGKITGYDVQVRDAETKQAVWKGKSGGSTTWTPFSEGEYGRKYEFRVRALNSFQVASSYSAWSAPFEYIYNYTFVPKISVPGFSKAEVHAKQSLEWTAGPDVKKYILTIDTTEYTSETNRFPLADLRLKNLLKTGETYTFKVRAVNAHGFVTRDSDETLFVLADSPPSAPGKVDVVIGEPGRKEIEDEDKLTWSPSTDLEGPVNYELQMSQTEDFASIFVTYETQAPAVVFDAIWKDWKKLEYGATCYIRVVAMDEAGNKTPGASRPLTKINE; encoded by the coding sequence ATGTCCTCCACCCGAAATACAAAAAAGAAGAAAAAGGCCGTCGCGGCCATACTTCTGCTGCTCTGCGCCGCCATGTTCAGTCTGCTGCTGATAATGAAGATGCAGACGAACAGCGGCGGCTCCGGCGGCGGGGGCGGCGGCGGGGGCGGCGGGGCCATGCCCGCCCAGCCCCTGGCCCAGAACGGCACCGCGCCGCTGACTGCGGACCAGTCCGCGCAGCCCGGACAGCCGGGAGCGCCGCAGGCCGCCCCTGCGGACGCGGGCCAGGCTCCCCAGCCGCAGGCCGCGCCCACGGAAAAGGGCGTTCCCGACCTCAAGGAACTGACCTGGCAGCCCTATGACCTGAACACCGTGGTGTATTCGATCCACCGCGTGCTGATCTTGGACGAGGACCGCAAGGAAATCACCCGTAAGGATCTCACGCAGACGGAAACCAGGCTTCCGCTCGAGGGGCTCGGCCTGGAGGAGAACCGGCGGTACTGGTACAAGGTCGCGCCCATTGCCAAGCCCGACGTGGACCTTTCCGCCAGCGTCAAGCTGCAGGAAGGCTCCTTCTACGTGAACCTCACGGACGAGAAGCCCACTCCGCCGCGCATCACCGCTCCCGCGCGCGGGCAGAGCGTCGCCTCCCTGCGGCCCCAGCTCGAATGGGAGGCCTCGTCCGACAACGACCCGCACGACGGGGAAGCCCTGAACTACAGGGTCGAGCTTTCGCGGCCCGGCGCGGGCAAGGTCTGGTCCGGCACGACTCCGGACACCCAGATCGAGCCCGGCGAGGATCTGCGCGAAAACGAGACCTACACCCTGACCGTGGTCGCGCTGGACCCGGAAGGTCTGGAAAGCGCCCCGTCCAGCATCGAATTCTCCGTGAACGCGGCCAAGGACAAGCCCTCGGCTCCGTCCCACCCCGCAGCGAAGCAGGACGCGAAAAACAGCCGCATGGAGCTGACGTGGTACGCGAGCAAGGACGCCAACCCGGGCGGCAAGATCACCGGGTACGACGTTCAGGTCCGCGACGCCGAAACCAAGCAAGCCGTCTGGAAGGGCAAAAGCGGCGGAAGCACCACCTGGACCCCCTTCTCCGAAGGAGAGTACGGCAGGAAATACGAGTTCCGCGTGCGCGCCCTGAACAGCTTCCAGGTGGCCTCGTCCTACTCGGCGTGGTCCGCCCCCTTCGAGTACATCTACAACTACACCTTCGTCCCCAAGATCTCGGTTCCGGGATTTTCCAAGGCCGAGGTCCACGCCAAGCAGAGCCTGGAATGGACGGCCGGTCCGGACGTGAAAAAGTACATCCTGACCATCGACACCACGGAATACACGTCCGAGACGAACCGCTTCCCCCTGGCGGACCTGCGTCTGAAGAACCTGCTCAAGACCGGGGAAACCTACACGTTCAAGGTCCGGGCGGTGAACGCTCACGGGTTCGTGACCAGGGACTCCGACGAAACCCTGTTCGTGCTGGCGGATTCGCCTCCGAGCGCTCCGGGCAAGGTGGACGTGGTAATCGGGGAACCGGGCCGCAAGGAGATCGAGGACGAAGACAAGCTCACCTGGAGCCCGTCCACGGACCTGGAAGGACCGGTGAACTACGAGCTGCAGATGTCGCAGACCGAGGACTTCGCGAGCATCTTCGTCACCTACGAGACGCAGGCGCCCGCGGTCGTCTTCGACGCCATCTGGAAGGATTGGAAAAAACTGGAATATGGCGCGACCTGCTACATCCGCGTGGTCGCCATGGACGAAGCGGGCAACAAGACGCCCGGCGCTTCGCGCCCGCTGACGAAGATAAATGAGTAA
- a CDS encoding PP2C family protein-serine/threonine phosphatase, with amino-acid sequence MSDSATTAYAVGYYNHIGGRELNEDDFFHLSLVVSGKQVHLAGVADGMGGNDAGEAASQAAVQACQSFLANALVAKGKALAPEFLAECARAAMRKANAAVLALDKGGSPGCTLTFGIFTDRHVVLCHAGDSRAYLCDGSGVRQLTEDHADGNGALTNRLGRWPEMDCDVLTHDVQADAVYLFCSDGVYGNIGPSGIAGAFSSTPDVKQGCVKLVETARNNGGAGVDNLTALALESGRLNRQAQPAASASSGTRIKRVARASAQPASAMPDMPQPVATPRKSARDKRFMWVAGTVIALLLLLIGLAVTLLPSSSGDGHAEQAAQSQDMNAPGAAAQAEDGAGALQNAATPPSAAAAAAAPQGEPNPAASPQDSASDAGGAFGSTAMLMIVALIALVAAGCIVYLLFPFRN; translated from the coding sequence GTGAGCGATTCAGCCACCACCGCCTACGCGGTGGGCTACTATAACCACATCGGCGGGCGGGAGCTCAACGAGGACGACTTCTTCCACCTGTCCCTCGTGGTCAGCGGGAAGCAGGTCCATCTCGCCGGGGTCGCCGACGGCATGGGCGGAAACGACGCAGGGGAGGCCGCCTCCCAGGCGGCGGTCCAGGCCTGCCAGTCGTTCCTGGCCAACGCCCTGGTGGCCAAGGGCAAGGCCCTGGCGCCCGAATTCCTTGCGGAATGCGCCCGCGCCGCCATGCGCAAGGCCAACGCGGCCGTGCTCGCGCTGGACAAGGGCGGCAGCCCCGGCTGCACCCTGACCTTCGGCATCTTCACGGACAGGCACGTGGTGCTCTGCCACGCCGGAGACAGCAGGGCCTATCTCTGCGACGGCTCCGGAGTCCGGCAGCTCACCGAGGACCACGCCGACGGCAACGGAGCGCTGACCAACCGGCTCGGACGCTGGCCCGAAATGGACTGCGACGTGCTCACGCACGACGTCCAGGCCGACGCCGTCTACCTCTTCTGCTCGGACGGGGTCTACGGCAACATCGGCCCGTCCGGCATCGCCGGGGCGTTCAGTTCCACGCCGGACGTCAAGCAGGGCTGCGTGAAGCTCGTGGAAACCGCCAGGAACAACGGCGGCGCGGGGGTGGACAACCTCACCGCCCTGGCCCTGGAATCCGGACGGCTGAACCGACAGGCGCAGCCTGCCGCGTCCGCCTCCAGCGGCACGAGGATCAAACGGGTGGCGCGCGCCTCCGCCCAGCCCGCAAGCGCCATGCCCGACATGCCGCAGCCCGTGGCAACGCCGCGCAAATCCGCGCGGGACAAGCGCTTCATGTGGGTCGCGGGCACGGTCATCGCCCTGCTCCTGCTGCTCATCGGCCTGGCCGTGACCCTGCTTCCGTCCTCGTCCGGGGACGGACACGCGGAACAGGCCGCCCAGAGCCAGGACATGAACGCGCCCGGCGCAGCGGCACAGGCCGAAGACGGCGCAGGAGCGCTGCAAAACGCCGCAACGCCTCCAAGCGCTGCCGCCGCTGCCGCCGCCCCGCAAGGCGAACCGAATCCCGCGGCATCGCCCCAGGATTCGGCAAGCGACGCAGGCGGCGCATTCGGCTCGACCGCAATGCTCATGATCGTGGCCCTGATCGCGCTCGTGGCGGCGGGCTGCATCGTCTATCTGCTCTTCCCATTCAGGAACTGA
- a CDS encoding S1C family serine protease — MPPRAIPRPQAALLASLLAVVSLLCASSSFALDARALYKQVKGSVVLVACQTSEGLAEGTGFYVGDGSLIATNSHVIKGASIIVLKSDSGDLQVPVDLVDMDLKRDLVLLRVEQPGTPLFLVPRLPEVGEEVLTVGNPMGLEQSISLGVISGLREIKGVRYVQTTAAISHGNSGGPLLNESGGVVGINTFYVSEGQNLNFAVSSIHLLRMLPSGMANASPPATGQAPVQAALRDSSAAPAIASRTALIENRQGGTLLVVYGDVPAGLQGRDTQLEAQLLDDSGRILASHRFLPDRTLTRYQLQTLHPDAIEARLRQNSPLPGGVEGKIPYMTVFSNLPAGATTARVRPARD; from the coding sequence ATGCCGCCGCGCGCCATTCCCCGTCCGCAGGCAGCGCTCCTTGCGAGCCTGCTCGCCGTCGTTTCCCTGCTCTGCGCCAGCTCTTCTTTCGCCCTGGACGCGCGCGCCCTCTACAAGCAGGTCAAAGGCTCGGTGGTGCTCGTGGCCTGCCAGACCAGCGAGGGCCTTGCGGAGGGCACCGGGTTCTACGTGGGCGACGGCAGCCTCATCGCCACCAACAGCCACGTCATCAAGGGCGCTTCGATCATCGTCCTGAAATCGGACAGCGGCGATCTCCAGGTTCCCGTGGACCTCGTGGACATGGACCTGAAGCGGGATCTGGTCCTGCTGCGCGTCGAGCAGCCCGGCACCCCTCTTTTCCTGGTCCCCCGGCTGCCCGAGGTGGGCGAGGAGGTGCTCACCGTGGGCAACCCCATGGGGCTGGAGCAATCCATTTCCCTGGGGGTGATCAGCGGCCTGCGCGAAATCAAGGGGGTGCGCTACGTCCAGACCACGGCGGCCATCTCCCACGGCAACAGCGGCGGCCCGCTGTTGAACGAGAGCGGCGGCGTGGTGGGAATCAACACCTTCTACGTCAGCGAAGGACAGAATCTCAATTTCGCCGTCTCTTCCATCCACCTGCTCCGAATGCTTCCGTCCGGCATGGCCAACGCCTCTCCGCCGGCCACAGGGCAGGCTCCGGTCCAGGCGGCCCTGCGCGATTCTTCGGCCGCGCCCGCCATCGCTTCCCGCACCGCCCTGATAGAGAACCGCCAGGGCGGAACGCTGCTGGTGGTCTACGGCGACGTCCCCGCCGGGCTTCAGGGCCGCGACACGCAACTGGAAGCGCAGCTTCTGGACGATTCGGGACGCATCCTGGCCTCGCACCGCTTCCTGCCCGACAGGACGCTGACCCGCTACCAGCTTCAGACCCTGCACCCGGACGCCATCGAGGCGCGGTTGCGGCAAAACTCGCCCCTTCCGGGCGGCGTCGAGGGCAAGATCCCCTACATGACCGTTTTTTCCAACCTTCCGGCAGGAGCCACAACAGCGCGGGTGCGTCCCGCGCGCGACTGA